In Microbulbifer elongatus, the DNA window GGCCTCGCCTATGTCGCGGATATGATGGGGAGTGTATTTACCACCATCCAGTATCTCGGCGCGGCCTACCTGATCTGGCTGGGGGTTAGCCTGCTGCGGGCGCGGTCTACAAAGGCCAGGGTCGCGCCCACGTCGACAAACTCACTGGCCTCCAGTGTGTTGATCGGGCTGACCATCACCCTCGGGAATCCCAAAGCGATTCTCTTCTACCTCAGCTTCTTTCCCGCGTTTCTGCCGCTGGCGGAAATCACGCTTACCGATATGGTGATCATTTTTGCCATCACGACAGTCAGTGTGGTCGGCGTCATGCTGATATACGCGTGGATCACGGTACACGCACACTCTCGCGT includes these proteins:
- a CDS encoding LysE family translocator, translated to MTLLSALALFSAMVVLAAIPGPGIFAVMARSASGGMPHGMATSAGIVLGDYIFIALCLSGLAYVADMMGSVFTTIQYLGAAYLIWLGVSLLRARSTKARVAPTSTNSLASSVLIGLTITLGNPKAILFYLSFFPAFLPLAEITLTDMVIIFAITTVSVVGVMLIYAWITVHAHSRVQQRGAGKALNKVGGVLLVGSGLWMVLRSL